The following coding sequences are from one Microcoleus sp. AS-A8 window:
- a CDS encoding filamentous hemagglutinin N-terminal domain-containing protein has product MKTISGLQEGWKLSVVNSLVLGGAITLMRCFAFSNTCALWAIAVSGNYAVAQVASDNTLGAESSLVTSPRPGAFQIDGGATRGTNLFHSFSEFSVPSNGAAYFNNALNIQNIMTRVTGESVSNIDGLITANGTANLFLLNPNGIIFGPNASLNIGGSFIGSTASSLTFADSTHFSATATQTTPLLTISVPLGLQYEGNAGSLRVQGSKLKVPHSKTLALVGGNVELNDAFLQAPGGRIELGGVAGSGTIGLEVDNGSLRLSFSQGLARTDVLLNGGTIDVVAGSGGSITIYGENLTIENTLVRSGIEQSPGGGNTGGILPGGGNTGGNFPGGGNDPGVSNNIGGGDALSGGNDGGTTPTGLDGVTLVGVGSGLLANTDPASTGNGGSIFISSSRSIILNGASVAVDSKGTGQGGNVHIQADSLVINNKASISAETTSNRGGNITLQVQELLLMRHGSSISTTAGTARAGGDGGNIVIDADFIVAVPKENSDISANAFTGRGGNINITAHGIYGIELRPQDTPLSDITASSRFGVSGVVIINTPDVDPSRGLANLPVEPVNVEVAQDCQAGGKQASIGFFNTGRGGLAPNPYEPISSSDIWEDVPSATQGTELEARAVPVSAAPATPPDKIVEAQGWRINQKGEVVLVAEVPTTGTQSRCRLR; this is encoded by the coding sequence ATGAAGACTATAAGTGGATTACAGGAGGGCTGGAAGCTTAGTGTAGTTAATTCCTTAGTATTAGGTGGAGCTATTACCTTAATGCGCTGCTTCGCTTTCAGCAACACTTGTGCCCTTTGGGCAATCGCTGTCTCTGGAAATTACGCTGTGGCCCAAGTGGCTAGCGATAATACATTGGGTGCTGAAAGTTCTCTAGTCACATCTCCCCGACCAGGAGCTTTCCAGATTGATGGCGGAGCAACTAGGGGTACAAATCTCTTCCACAGTTTTAGCGAGTTTTCTGTACCCAGCAACGGCGCTGCCTACTTCAACAATGCGCTCAATATTCAAAATATCATGACGCGCGTGACTGGTGAGTCTGTCTCTAACATTGATGGTTTGATCACAGCCAACGGCACAGCCAACCTGTTTCTACTCAATCCCAATGGCATTATTTTTGGCCCTAATGCCTCGCTGAACATTGGCGGCTCTTTCATTGGGAGTACCGCTAGTAGCCTGACCTTTGCTGATAGTACCCACTTTAGTGCCACTGCAACCCAAACTACACCCCTGCTGACCATCAGTGTTCCTCTGGGTTTGCAATACGAGGGTAATGCTGGAAGTCTTCGGGTGCAGGGATCTAAACTCAAAGTGCCCCATAGTAAAACCTTAGCTCTTGTGGGTGGCAATGTGGAACTCAATGACGCTTTTTTGCAGGCTCCAGGTGGTCGAATTGAGTTGGGGGGAGTAGCAGGCTCAGGAACCATTGGTTTAGAGGTTGATAACGGCAGTCTGCGCTTGAGCTTTTCTCAGGGTTTAGCACGGACAGATGTCTTACTCAATGGCGGTACAATTGATGTCGTTGCTGGGAGTGGCGGTAGTATTACGATTTATGGCGAGAATCTAACAATAGAGAATACCCTTGTTCGTTCTGGAATCGAGCAAAGTCCTGGGGGCGGCAACACCGGCGGCATCCTTCCTGGGGGTGGCAACACCGGCGGCAACTTTCCTGGGGGCGGCAACGATCCAGGCGTCTCCAACAATATTGGCGGCGGTGACGCTCTCAGTGGTGGCAATGATGGGGGCACAACCCCGACGGGCCTTGATGGTGTTACCTTAGTCGGGGTTGGCAGTGGGCTGCTGGCCAACACAGACCCCGCTTCTACTGGTAACGGTGGCAGTATTTTCATTAGCTCCAGTAGGAGCATTATTCTGAATGGCGCAAGTGTTGCTGTGGATAGCAAGGGTACTGGACAAGGCGGTAATGTCCACATTCAGGCAGATTCGCTGGTCATTAACAATAAAGCCTCAATCTCTGCCGAGACGACTAGCAACAGAGGCGGGAATATTACCCTACAGGTGCAGGAATTGTTGTTGATGCGCCACGGTAGCAGTATATCCACTACCGCAGGTACTGCTAGGGCGGGCGGAGATGGTGGCAACATCGTAATTGATGCTGACTTTATCGTTGCCGTTCCCAAAGAAAATAGCGACATCAGCGCCAATGCGTTCACAGGTCGAGGCGGAAATATCAACATCACAGCTCATGGGATTTATGGGATTGAATTGCGCCCACAAGATACCCCTTTAAGTGATATTACCGCCAGTTCTCGGTTTGGCGTCAGCGGTGTAGTGATCATCAACACCCCCGATGTTGACCCCAGCAGGGGGTTAGCCAACTTGCCAGTTGAGCCAGTCAATGTGGAAGTTGCCCAGGACTGCCAAGCAGGTGGAAAGCAGGCATCTATTGGCTTTTTCAACACTGGCAGAGGGGGTTTAGCGCCTAATCCTTACGAACCTATCAGCAGCAGTGACATCTGGGAAGATGTACCATCTGCCACACAGGGAACTGAGCTTGAGGCTCGTGCTGTTCCTGTCTCTGCCGCACCCGCAACCCCACCTGACAAAATTGTCGAGGCTCAAGGGTGGCGGATTAATCAAAAAGGGGAAGTTGTCCTTGTGGCTGAGGTACCCACCACTGGCACCCAAAGTCGCTGTCGCCTACGTTAG
- a CDS encoding S8 family serine peptidase, which translates to MESIQPVLTHEIAPFDLSGGLEQAKNNFLLDPLSNNSELGSAWGAGAMSSAVEQPLTLSAQEVGNPSSGFDVYNFPESYGTTLDGKASNLSSETGVLTAGETSDPLLFGDNYIASVVPDPGNTLGAAYDVGTLNGTRTLTDFVGSTDTNDYYRFSLASVSNFNVSLTGLNADADVQLLDSNGNFITYSNRSSNGDESINRALAAGTYFVRVYQYSGDTNYTLNLSTDQRSNLLPTETDIGTLTNTLTFTDFVGSTDTADTYRFSLGGTSNFSLSLTGLSTTYPNDADVRLIQDVNNDGMIQDTEVIASSARGVGQDESINFSGLATGTYFVQVYQYSGDTSYNLSLSAASSNYARTVSGSLRADTFTFQRGYARTVFSGNGNVDFGSGSRDVLDFSSISSNTVSFNLATSTSGGVLYNPGNGTRVFDAITVNNNQILFEGIDRIRFADRTIDLSVTPNDPLFGQQWNLHMMGVHNAWRFTTGSNRVLVGVQDTGLGTDPNGSIHNDLRTTTIYTDNYRDDYSRGGIAKTTSHGTSVQGIIAAASNNGIGMSGINWNSPVFNIDVLDGNAGDQSLAEATQNMINQANSQGQRLVINMSLEGGGINSAFERLIANNQNNALFVIASGNGDTSSVSYPASLASRYNNVIAVGASWGTRDWYGNTTTPGTRISYPGWWGSNYGTGLTLMGPSEVIATDATRSSSGSVNFGFNTRFNGTSAATPNVTGVASLVWSANPNLTATQIRTIMSQTAYDLGASGYDTTYGNGFVNADAAVRRAMAIARGAA; encoded by the coding sequence ATGGAAAGTATTCAGCCAGTTCTGACCCATGAAATAGCTCCGTTTGATTTGAGTGGAGGACTGGAACAAGCCAAGAACAATTTTTTATTAGACCCTTTGAGTAACAATTCCGAATTAGGGAGTGCCTGGGGAGCAGGTGCTATGAGTTCAGCAGTTGAGCAGCCATTAACACTGTCTGCTCAAGAAGTAGGCAACCCTAGCTCAGGTTTTGATGTCTACAATTTTCCGGAATCTTATGGAACTACTTTAGATGGAAAGGCATCTAACTTAAGTTCCGAAACTGGGGTTCTCACGGCGGGAGAAACAAGCGATCCTCTGCTCTTTGGTGATAACTATATTGCAAGCGTTGTACCAGATCCTGGTAACACCTTAGGAGCCGCATATGACGTTGGTACGCTCAATGGCACCCGTACCTTGACGGATTTTGTTGGCAGCACCGACACCAACGACTACTACCGTTTTAGTCTCGCCAGCGTCAGCAACTTCAATGTGTCCCTGACTGGCTTGAACGCGGATGCTGATGTACAGCTATTAGACAGTAATGGAAACTTCATTACATATTCAAATCGTAGTAGTAATGGCGATGAATCGATTAACCGCGCTTTGGCAGCGGGTACGTACTTTGTTCGGGTCTATCAGTACAGTGGCGATACCAACTACACCCTGAACCTGTCCACTGATCAACGCAGCAACCTCCTACCCACTGAGACTGATATTGGTACTCTCACGAACACCCTTACCTTTACGGATTTTGTTGGCAGCACAGACACTGCTGACACCTACCGTTTCAGTCTGGGTGGTACCAGCAACTTCAGCCTATCCCTGACTGGCTTGAGTACTACCTATCCCAATGATGCCGATGTACGACTGATTCAGGATGTCAACAACGATGGGATGATTCAAGACACAGAAGTCATTGCCAGTTCAGCTCGTGGTGTTGGTCAAGATGAATCGATCAACTTTTCCGGCTTGGCAACAGGCACCTACTTTGTCCAGGTCTATCAGTACAGTGGCGATACGAGCTACAATCTAAGCCTCTCAGCCGCGAGTTCCAATTACGCGCGTACTGTATCAGGAAGCCTGCGAGCTGATACGTTTACATTCCAGCGTGGCTACGCCCGTACAGTTTTCTCTGGCAATGGTAATGTTGACTTTGGTAGTGGTTCGCGAGACGTACTTGATTTTTCCAGTATTTCATCTAACACAGTCAGCTTTAACTTAGCCACCAGCACAAGTGGTGGTGTGCTATATAACCCTGGGAATGGCACTCGTGTCTTTGATGCCATCACAGTTAATAACAATCAGATCCTCTTTGAGGGAATTGACAGAATTCGCTTTGCAGACCGGACGATTGACCTATCAGTGACGCCCAATGATCCCCTATTTGGGCAACAGTGGAACCTGCACATGATGGGAGTTCACAATGCATGGCGCTTCACTACAGGTTCAAATCGGGTGCTAGTTGGTGTGCAAGACACAGGGTTAGGAACCGACCCTAATGGCTCTATCCACAATGATCTACGCACAACAACTATCTACACAGATAACTACCGTGACGACTACTCCCGTGGTGGAATCGCGAAAACGACTTCTCACGGTACTTCAGTCCAAGGCATTATTGCTGCTGCCAGTAACAATGGCATTGGGATGAGCGGGATTAACTGGAATTCTCCTGTTTTCAACATTGATGTCCTCGACGGTAACGCTGGAGATCAATCCCTAGCCGAAGCTACACAGAACATGATCAACCAGGCTAATAGTCAGGGACAACGTCTTGTGATCAACATGAGTTTAGAAGGCGGTGGCATTAACTCGGCATTCGAGCGACTTATTGCTAACAACCAAAATAATGCTCTGTTTGTCATTGCATCTGGCAATGGTGATACTAGTAGTGTTAGTTACCCAGCCTCTCTGGCTAGCAGATACAACAATGTTATTGCAGTTGGTGCTTCCTGGGGGACTCGTGATTGGTATGGCAATACAACAACACCCGGTACTCGCATCTCTTACCCAGGTTGGTGGGGTTCTAATTATGGGACTGGACTAACGCTGATGGGACCTTCTGAGGTGATTGCTACCGATGCAACTCGTTCATCATCAGGCTCAGTTAACTTTGGCTTTAACACTCGCTTCAATGGAACTTCAGCTGCGACACCAAACGTTACAGGGGTTGCTTCATTGGTGTGGAGTGCCAATCCCAATCTAACCGCCACGCAGATTCGGACAATTATGTCACAAACAGCCTATGACCTAGGTGCATCTGGATACGATACAACATACGGTAACGGGTTTGTTAATGCTGATGCCGCTGTCCGGCGGGCAATGGCAATAGCACGAGGTGCTGCCTGA
- a CDS encoding trypsin-like serine protease, which yields MRTNKNQWILPLIAGTSCILTLTGVTQALSQPEALQVPTAPLSPNDPAAKLDPKLVNVPAMPQPGPTISTIPLSPQSPVSVSAVGYDPQTGTVQEISRQQQLSSSTAQQGGVPNLGRDPTVQQEPDKGVPVRTIGPTPSSVIGQDDRIRIDNTTTYPWRTQAKLYVTYPNGQIYGCSGTLISAKYLLTAGHCVHNPSRGGWITKMEVIPGLNGTYKPYGSVFATYFRSYTGWTKDRNKNYDFALVTLDRNIGNTTGWLGYNYYSSINGVTGNIAGYPGDKGSVYLYYDAGSIGSSTSQRLHYQIDTNSGQSGSGIYRIINNDRYVFGVHTDGNEGSCKPNNCGTRIDSNKLKDLNAWIATGN from the coding sequence ATGCGTACTAACAAGAACCAGTGGATTCTACCCTTAATAGCTGGAACATCCTGTATCCTGACCCTTACTGGAGTGACACAAGCGCTTTCACAGCCTGAGGCACTTCAAGTACCTACAGCTCCACTGTCACCGAATGACCCGGCTGCAAAGCTCGATCCGAAGCTTGTGAATGTCCCAGCTATGCCCCAGCCTGGACCGACCATATCTACGATTCCCCTCTCCCCCCAGTCACCTGTCTCAGTCTCAGCAGTAGGCTATGACCCTCAAACTGGTACTGTCCAAGAGATTAGTCGCCAACAACAGCTATCTTCTAGCACAGCTCAACAGGGTGGTGTTCCCAATTTGGGACGAGATCCAACGGTTCAGCAAGAGCCTGACAAGGGGGTGCCAGTTCGCACGATTGGACCTACACCCAGCAGCGTAATTGGTCAAGATGATCGCATCCGGATCGACAACACGACTACCTATCCCTGGCGTACCCAAGCAAAACTATACGTGACCTATCCCAACGGTCAGATTTATGGGTGTTCAGGCACGCTGATCAGTGCCAAGTATCTATTAACAGCGGGTCATTGTGTTCATAATCCGTCCAGGGGGGGGTGGATCACTAAAATGGAAGTAATTCCTGGTCTCAATGGAACCTATAAACCTTATGGATCGGTCTTTGCCACCTATTTCCGAAGTTACACGGGCTGGACGAAAGATCGAAACAAGAACTACGACTTTGCTCTAGTTACCCTCGATAGAAACATTGGCAATACTACCGGATGGTTGGGCTATAACTACTATTCATCTATTAATGGCGTGACTGGCAACATAGCAGGCTACCCGGGCGACAAGGGCAGTGTTTACCTCTACTACGATGCCGGTTCGATTGGCAGCTCAACCTCGCAGCGCCTCCATTATCAAATCGATACAAATAGCGGTCAGAGTGGGAGTGGGATTTACCGGATTATCAACAATGACCGCTATGTCTTTGGTGTCCACACGGACGGAAATGAGGGTTCATGCAAACCAAACAATTGCGGTACCCGCATTGACTCCAACAAGTTAAAAGATCTCAATGCCTGGATTGCTACTGGCAACTAA
- a CDS encoding CHAT domain-containing protein, producing the protein MSSKSPLFCHPIRLLGKSAPRKAYQQIVRLSFIALLALITTLSVPALSAQPIEGTSQGISQTSNANLLLQQGIELYEAGQFSQAIEVWQQAVSTFVTQGDTLNQALVLRYLALAYQHLGQWQEAEGAIANSLNLLKNQAQTANSQAYLDVFAKALNTQGRLQWAKGHLEQALETWKRAAATYDKAGNQTGIIGSLINQAQTLQALGFSTQAKAELLKVENILQQQSNPELRATGLQSLGKALRQVGRLRESRSVLQTSLQVAKDFQLSKALGSALLELGNTERALGNRAIAIGQEEDETKHTQAAIAFYQQATDSPPLRLHAHLNLLSLLIETGKWSEAAKLQATIRPSITSLPASRTNIYARLNFAQSLTCLRPNIDKYTISCKRRDSAHRQEKLREQLPQQSLVPVSSPEIAQILADTVQQARTLKDRRAESYALGQLGGLYELTEQWSAAQELTQKALLLAEESQAPDIRYRWEWQLGRLWEKQGDRKRAIPAYKEAVKTLKSVKSDLLTIDSDVQFSFRDNVEPIHRKLVDLLLRTEGNSEPSQTDLKEAIEAIDALQLAELENFLSCNLSQRVQLNQEGDKVDQKAVFIYPIILEDRLEVIAKLPGQPLKHYVNFAKQTEVEKTAIDLRSNLLRRNRPEEVIQKATQLYEWLIRPLEQELENTREVKTLVFVLDGVLRNIPMSVLYDGKKKEYLMQKPYAVALVPGLQLFDLRSLQREKLEILTAGVSEQREVERRKFNELPNVVDELQQVGSILPSELLLNLKFTGANLQTKINSGAFSVVHIATHGKFSSDPEETFILAYDQLLNSSDLNNMLRINNQSSSKSVELLVLSACETAQGDNRATLGLAGIAVRAGARSVLSTLWQVSDRSTAELMGQFYKELTNPGVTKAEALHQAQLALFKQYKAPYYWAPYVLVGNWL; encoded by the coding sequence ATGAGCAGCAAATCGCCTCTATTTTGCCATCCAATCCGACTCTTGGGGAAGTCCGCGCCACGCAAGGCGTACCAGCAGATAGTCAGACTCAGCTTTATAGCCTTGTTAGCACTTATTACAACCTTATCGGTTCCCGCTCTGTCAGCTCAACCGATTGAAGGCACTTCTCAAGGCATTTCTCAGACCTCAAATGCCAACTTGTTACTGCAACAGGGCATAGAACTTTATGAGGCTGGACAATTTTCGCAGGCGATAGAGGTTTGGCAGCAGGCAGTTTCTACTTTTGTAACTCAGGGAGATACTCTGAACCAAGCGCTAGTGTTGCGCTATCTCGCGTTGGCTTATCAGCACTTGGGACAATGGCAGGAGGCAGAAGGTGCGATCGCAAACAGCCTTAACCTTCTAAAGAACCAGGCACAAACAGCTAACAGCCAGGCTTACTTAGATGTTTTCGCCAAAGCCTTGAACACTCAAGGTCGCCTGCAATGGGCAAAAGGACATTTAGAGCAAGCTCTGGAAACCTGGAAGAGAGCAGCCGCTACTTACGACAAAGCGGGTAATCAGACAGGCATTATTGGTAGTTTAATTAACCAAGCCCAGACTCTACAAGCATTAGGGTTCAGCACTCAGGCTAAAGCGGAATTACTGAAGGTTGAGAACATCCTACAGCAGCAATCTAACCCCGAACTCAGAGCAACTGGCTTGCAAAGCTTGGGTAAGGCTCTTAGACAAGTTGGCAGGCTAAGAGAGTCTCGATCCGTTTTGCAAACCAGTTTGCAAGTGGCTAAAGACTTTCAACTCTCTAAAGCGCTTGGTTCGGCTTTGCTGGAGTTGGGGAATACCGAACGCGCCTTGGGTAATAGAGCGATCGCGATTGGTCAGGAAGAAGATGAGACGAAGCATACTCAGGCTGCGATCGCATTTTATCAACAGGCCACTGACTCACCTCCCCTCAGACTTCACGCTCACTTAAATTTGCTCAGTCTTTTAATAGAAACTGGGAAATGGTCAGAGGCAGCAAAACTGCAAGCCACAATCAGGCCGTCGATTACCAGCTTGCCTGCGAGTCGAACCAATATCTATGCCCGACTAAACTTTGCTCAAAGTCTGACTTGTCTCCGGCCTAATATTGACAAATATACAATTTCGTGCAAGAGGCGCGATAGCGCACATCGCCAAGAAAAGCTGAGAGAACAGCTTCCCCAGCAAAGCCTCGTCCCAGTTTCCTCGCCAGAAATTGCCCAGATTTTAGCCGATACAGTCCAACAGGCTCGTACTCTCAAAGACCGAAGAGCCGAATCCTATGCTCTGGGGCAGTTAGGTGGACTCTATGAACTGACCGAACAGTGGTCAGCAGCGCAAGAGCTTACCCAGAAAGCTCTCCTCCTCGCTGAGGAGAGTCAAGCTCCCGATATTCGCTACCGTTGGGAATGGCAGTTGGGACGTTTATGGGAAAAACAAGGCGATCGAAAAAGAGCGATTCCTGCCTATAAAGAAGCAGTTAAAACCCTCAAGTCCGTCAAGAGCGACTTGCTCACCATTGACTCAGATGTACAATTCTCCTTTCGAGACAATGTGGAACCGATTCACCGCAAACTCGTTGATTTACTATTAAGAACTGAGGGAAATTCCGAACCCAGCCAAACCGATCTTAAGGAAGCTATTGAGGCCATTGACGCTCTCCAGTTAGCTGAACTGGAAAATTTCCTGAGCTGTAACCTTTCTCAGAGAGTACAGCTTAACCAAGAGGGTGACAAGGTAGACCAGAAAGCTGTATTTATTTATCCAATTATTCTGGAAGATCGATTAGAAGTGATTGCCAAACTTCCAGGACAGCCTCTCAAACACTATGTAAATTTTGCCAAACAGACAGAGGTCGAAAAAACGGCGATCGATTTGCGATCAAACTTATTAAGACGCAACCGTCCAGAAGAAGTTATCCAAAAAGCTACACAACTTTACGAATGGTTGATTAGACCGCTGGAGCAAGAATTAGAAAACACTAGAGAAGTCAAAACATTAGTGTTTGTGTTGGATGGGGTGCTGCGAAATATTCCCATGTCAGTACTTTATGATGGCAAAAAGAAAGAGTATCTGATGCAGAAGCCCTATGCTGTTGCTTTGGTTCCAGGTTTGCAGCTTTTTGACCTGCGCTCCTTGCAGCGAGAAAAGTTAGAGATATTGACAGCAGGAGTGAGCGAGCAGAGAGAAGTTGAGCGACGAAAGTTTAACGAACTTCCTAATGTAGTAGATGAATTGCAACAAGTTGGGAGTATTTTACCTTCAGAATTACTATTGAATCTAAAATTTACGGGGGCGAATCTTCAAACCAAGATTAATTCCGGTGCTTTTTCTGTTGTTCATATCGCAACTCATGGTAAATTCAGTTCTGACCCTGAAGAAACATTTATTCTGGCTTACGATCAACTCCTCAACAGCAGTGACTTGAACAACATGCTCCGAATTAACAACCAAAGTTCTTCTAAAAGCGTTGAGTTGCTTGTCCTAAGTGCCTGTGAGACAGCACAAGGAGATAACCGAGCGACATTGGGGTTAGCTGGGATAGCGGTGAGAGCAGGGGCACGCAGTGTGCTGTCAACGTTGTGGCAAGTAAGCGATCGCTCTACGGCTGAACTAATGGGACAATTCTACAAGGAGTTGACCAACCCAGGCGTGACGAAGGCTGAAGCGTTGCATCAAGCTCAGTTAGCTCTGTTTAAGCAATATAAAGCTCCCTACTATTGGGCACCTTATGTTTTAGTTGGGAATTGGCTTTAG
- a CDS encoding protease complex subunit PrcB family protein — protein sequence MNKSVKFESLDVGHSPLEEGFQPEPKAIVFRNQQEWAKFWASSSFLDMNLQKRPAPAVNFDKQMVIALTSGSRPTGGFSVRVDRIAPVQNQLGNRWVIHYSEIIPDKNCLLTQQPTTPAVFVLTEKSNVTVELRGQKITSTCSK from the coding sequence ATGAATAAATCTGTTAAATTTGAAAGCCTTGACGTTGGTCATAGTCCCTTGGAAGAAGGGTTTCAACCTGAACCCAAAGCTATTGTTTTCCGAAATCAGCAGGAATGGGCTAAATTTTGGGCGAGTAGTTCTTTCCTAGATATGAACTTGCAAAAACGTCCTGCTCCGGCTGTAAATTTTGATAAGCAGATGGTAATTGCCTTAACTTCAGGTTCTAGACCAACTGGAGGATTTAGCGTTCGGGTTGATCGCATCGCGCCCGTTCAGAATCAGCTGGGTAATCGGTGGGTTATTCATTACAGTGAAATCATCCCTGATAAAAATTGTCTGTTGACTCAGCAACCCACAACACCTGCTGTTTTTGTATTAACTGAGAAGTCTAATGTTACGGTTGAGTTGAGAGGTCAGAAAATTACTTCTACTTGCTCTAAGTGA